taaaaataaaaaaaataaaatatatgcataCTCATGCAtgctatttttattattaatatttacaatattattaattctattatatatttattataaataaatttgtaCCTATAACTTTGCTTTATGTGTaggtttttctttttttattaaaaaaaaaaagagttttttaaaaaataaacagtTGATGTAGATATTAAtctaaatattaaaattaaaaaagggGCAATTATGTACAAATTAATTTAATcttatagtaaaaaaaaaaaaaaattaaattaaattaaataattaaataaaataaatagtattaataaaaaaaatatatatataaaaagaaaatgctTGGAATGTAAATActacagaaaaaaaagaaaaatcttATATTTTGAGTGCTTAAAAAAtaggggaaaaaaaaaaataatgcacTAACTCACTATGCTTATATTTTACATGaatatttgtttattaatGTATGTAGTTACaaagtaaatatattcaatcttaaatttacatatatacataataaaaatactaataaattaaaaaaaataataataataataataaaaatgactcaaagaaaaatagaaaatccTCGTTTCCTATCAAATAATTTTCCACATACATGTAAGAATAATTATGAGTATTtttcacaaaaaaaatatttttttgtttattggaaaaagaaaaatgaagataatacTAGAAACAATTATTCTGAAGATAGAATACATAATTTATATAGGgatttagaaaaatatttatataaaataatgaaagaaaaaaattttcgaaaaaataattttgataaattatCCAATTATATGAAGAGGCAGAAAACtattttatgtaataataaatattttcacctgcattatttattaagttgcgataaaaatattaaaatgaataatagaaaaaactttgttttttttaaaagatttagAAATAGAGAAAAAGAGAATCAAATATTACTTTTACTTAAGGAATATaacataatgaaaaataattcaaataaagaACAAGTAAACACAATACAGAAAAAAGAAGGAAGAAAAAAACTTTTACGtagtttattaaattttaagacACATGCAACTAAAATAGAATATATTAAACAAAATACAAGTAAATGTGTAATATTTAACAAAGGTAGTCTCATAATAAAATCAAAGATATACATGAAAGTAAAAAGTGCCTCTATTCCTAAATTactcatttttaaaaacagtacaaaaaataataatcaacatatttttcataattcatttaaaattaaaaatatgatgcttctgaagaaaaaaaaagaattgatgagatataatttatatattagcATGCATGTTTATTTTAGAAAGATGATAAttgataatgaaaatatccTAAATGGTAATTtgagaaaagaaaaatgctttttacttttttctaGAAAATACgatgatgaaaaaattaataaaataaatattgtttatataaaaagtaattctacaaacattttaaatatattaaaagaaaatttgaatattaataaaaaaataaaaacaattaaaagtattagtataaaaaatttaaaaaaatacagaaTTATAAATTCAAACTTCTTTAAAAATGAACGATATaagttaatttttaaaaaaaaagtaaatatttttctcttattatacaaaaagaaaatatcatctaaaaaaaatagtaacgATGAAAGAAATTAtgcaaattattttaattataaaaatgaagatgatgtaaataataataataataataataataataataataataataataataataataataataataataataataataataataataataataataataataataataataataataataataataataataataatagtaataataataataataataataataataataataacaataaagataatagtaatgataatgataataataaagataataaaaagaagaagaagaagaagaataaaaaagatgatgaaaaaaataaccaCAACATGGATAgtgataaagaaaattattacgagaaaaaaaatgaaggtgacaaagaaaatattatcaaaaagaataaaataaaatttggaaagagtaaaaataaaaataataattatattaaaaggaaaaaaattacaaatgaTAATACACTTAAAATCCATTCgataaaaaacaataataatattaaaaatgaatatattttgaaaaataataaaatacataGAAACAAAGAGCAtgacataaataaaaattattatataaaaaataatgatgtaTGTAATATTAAggataaagaaatattaatagACTCTTGTTTAATAAACAGTTCAAAGTATGGATCGAGAAATTCAAGAAAACGTATGAACAGCCACagtttagataaaaaaaattacgaTGTAtgttatattaaaaagaagataGATCttactaaaatatataaaaatgttatagattataaaaaagagaagataagtacaaataaaaatgagaaaaatccaaattttattaatgttgaaacatttaaaaataaaataaatgaaatggAGTTCATAAGCAATAACATAACAGAAAAGaatagtaataaaatttattcgGACAATTTAAATGACTCaacagtaaaaaaaaaattgagagaatataataaatctgctttatttaatattaacaatgaaaacaattttatgaatacaaaaaaaattgtacCTATAAAAAAACTTGTAGAAAATTCAGAAATTTTGGAAGACGAAAAGAACAAAGAGAAATTAGTTATAAAGACTAAACATGATTCTatggataataaaaataaaaaaaatgatcaaaaaatagatataaattcattaaaagaaaaggaaaaaaaaaatttaagattAAAAAAGAGTAATTCAGAAGagaaggaaaaaataaaaaaagaaaatgaagaatatcatcatgaaaaaaataaaaaaggatatACATTAAATGACATTGAGGAAAGAAACCATgttttgaataaaaaaaattcttttttaattaaaaatgaaaacttTAGCGACATagaaataaatgataataataataaatatccCCTTATTAAAGATagtaaaatttataacaattctGCAAAACATAAAGAAGTTGGTATAAGTcacaaatataaattaaatataaactcaaaaattaataataaaaaaagttcaaacattagaataaaaaaaaaaataaaaaatgaattaaagaGTTATACATCAAAAGAGAATGATACAAGACTagttaaaaatttaagaaataaaaaaataaaaacgtgtaataatgaaaattctgtaaacagtaataataatacaatCGAGACAAAGGAAAAAACACATGATATGGaaattaatacaaaaaataacttaaaagataaaattctacacaaaaatgaaaatttactagataaaaatatatctttctCAAGTACTCATACAATAACAGACGAAGTAACGGATactgaagaaaatataaaaaatgcatGTAAAGACATCCTGAATAATTCaccttttttctttaatgaaaatgattatcataaaaattgtgaattattaaaaaacatatatagcaacaatttaatatataataaccaaaaacataaaaataatgaatatccTTGTTATCAATTAATACAAAACAATCAAGAACTATTAGAAGAAAattgttttaataaatttcttgattataatataaatgattatttaaatatttctaataataatttcaatGAATATAAATCTAATTTGCAATATGATTTTTATCGATTTCAACCACTTATTGTAAAAAACAGCGTTCACGATAATAGTATTCATACGACAATGATACATTTAAACAATTACAATTGTGATTTCATACctgataattataaaaataatttttatataaattacaaTAAGATTAATAAATGTAATTGCATACACGAAATaaactatataaaaaatattaatgaacATAATTCAAATACTCAGAAATCAAGTTATATAAAAGAGTTAACGGATCAAGAATGcctaaataataaaataaaaagtttgaATATTTcgaataatttatttactaATCAGTATTATCCATTATTTCCCTCtaacaatatttttaataatataattcttaatcaaaaaattaaaaatgatttagcaaataataataatattgacTTCTATTCAAGTAATAAAgaaacaaatgaaaaaaaatatagcaattctattaaaaaagaaaaaagtgaaaTCAGCAGCAATAAtagtaaattattaaataatgaaattggatataataatgaaaaaaattattcttataattctaataataatgataatttgaaaaatgaaaattataatattacaaCAAATTCAATCAATAACTtgaatgatgaaaataaaacaaatagttataataattctattgaagaatataaaattaatgaagatTCAatacatacaaataatagtatgaataataaaatcGTCATTAATTATGTAAATAAGTATAATCATATGAACGATAGTAATCTTTATAGTATGAATATATTTGTAAATGATAATTGTAATgataatcaaaaaaataatatttttaaaaataatccaaaaaatgataatataaatatgaagAATATAGAAAACACACCTAATTTTActcataatttaaataattgtgttaaaaaatcaaatgataacttaaataatgatgaaaagAATAACCCTCCTAGTTCTATAAgcgaagaaaaaaaaaatttggtAAATTACTTGAAtggaaataaagaaaattcaaataattttattaataatagatCAAATGGAATAATTTATGCAAAAAATGAGAGAGAATATAATATTTGCAATGATTTAAGCAGCACAAATTCtcttaattatataaataataatttatataaatttaatattttaaataaaaaatgttatgtTTCTAATCaggttaataaaattgataatataaataattgtatggcaataaataatttaaattctataaatactaattttaatgattttcaaaataatttaaataaaatgaactATATACACCATAATATGAATTGTGAAATCAATAAAATacattacataaaaaataaaaatacaggatacattaaaaatgaacaaaatatgaattatttaaaaactaGTGATCAATGTGAATCAAAAAGTAAACTatcaaatattaatatttgtaataataatgaaataaaagaaaataatattaataagaattataaaaacaataataataaaactatTAGTACGAATAACAACACTAacaataacaataataattatgttaatagcaataatgataaaaaaaataataatagtaataataataatgataataaaaataataatagtaataataataataataatgataataacaataataattatggtaatagcaataataataatgacaACAATGacaataataatgatgatgatgataataataataaacacaatcataataaaaatattagcagtaataacaataatataaatgacaATACTAACAATAGTGataacaataatataaataatataaattatatttgtaataataacaatgatgataatagcaatacaaataataataataataataataataacgaaaaaaacaaaaatgagTTAAACAATCATTCTAATAACAGTATCTGCGAAAGTAATAACACCACTATTACAAATCATCTAAATGACACTCATAACGATTATGAGAAGATAAACTTTATAAATGgttctataaaaaataatattaatgaaataaatttcCTAAATTTcaattcaaataatataaataacagTATAAATAACAcacataaatttaattatataaataatgaatgtATAAATAATCTTATAAATCAAATGAATTATAAAGATTATGTAACTAAtctgaattatttaaattccataaattattttaacaaTAACTTGAATAACTTAAATagtttaaataaaacaatacAATTAAATTGCATAAATGAAATGAgatatattaatgaaataaataatgaacgGTATATAAACAATATGAATAGTGAAatacattttataaataactaTCATAATCATATAATAGCAAATGAATTAAGCATTCATAACAATTACAATGATATAAATCGcttcaataataataataccttatatataaatgatagaCTTTTTTCTATGAATCGAACAATTGATTTTAATGGTGATATAATGAATAATTATACCACTCATGAATTATCACTCGAAGGTGTTGATCAAAATTCGAAAAATACAAACATGAATAACTTTCATAAAAATGGATTGAATTCTAATGAATTGAGTAGTATGAACTCACCTGAATCAAACTGCACAaacaataataaagaaaaaaagatcTTAAAATATGATGATTTTATATTTGGTAGAAAGAAagatgtattaaaaaaaagatatgaaATACAAAAGGCAATATTATTAAACGTtgatgataaattaaaagaaatggTTGAAGAAATTGTATATAATGCTTCTTTATTACCAGAAAAAGGGTTAAGAGGAAGAAATACCCTAGATTGTAATCATCCAATTCACAGCGTATGGAAAGATACTACTAGAGGTCATTGCTCATGGAGATGCAGATGGTGGGAAAACGGGAGAAGATTAAGCAAAAATTTCAATGTGAAAAGATTTGGTAATGATGGTGCTTTAAGAATGGCTGTAacaatgaaattaaaaaaaagtgctCCAAAAGAACAATTGCAATTATTAAAGCAACAAAGggattttttaaaactatgTTATGTTAACAACTGgataaaagataataaagaaaGCAATAAAAAGCGTTTTCTTAATTccattaatataaatgatgtaAATGTTAGTAACTCTAACAACACTAATACGAATAATCAATTAAATGAAGAACcaaataataaatcaacTCATTTTAACAATTTCTCGTGTAATAAAAGTATCTATCcctataatattttaaaaaaagaaaatactcaaaataataatactgCAATGAAACACAATATGTATATGAGTAACCTCCCAAGTCCTCTATTACTATCCAATCAAGAAGAAAATACTTTTAAAAgcaatttaataaatgaaaaatattatattcataattCAAATGGAagtataaatgaaattataaatgaaacacataagaattttaataatacattacatttaagaaataattataactcttacgatataaataataatttcaaCAATACAACTATTTCTTCACAGGGATTTAAACATAATGAAGACACTATATTAAGCAATAATTATAGTACAAATTGTGATATCTAAAGTAattgttatataaaaattctaaataatgaatatgtttaaaaataattcttttataactcttcaaaatttattaatttttttttttttttttttatattgttgtaatggtttaataaaatatttatatttatatttatatcaaaattatgtatatttattttacttattattttattaaaattttatataacattattttatttgtataaaggaataaaattaattttctatttatCCCTCAACATTTTCTtgtgaattttttaattaaaatttaacttcatttcttaaatttttttattcttgtGCAATGATAggaaaattttcattattatccttttattttaatattatattttttcttaaaatatttttatacatatgtaacaattaaaattttttattatttcaattttatttttcatttatcaacaatatttaattgtataaattttaagcatttaatttttaaatattgttacaaaaaaaaaaaaaattgtttcttcatttttatttttttatatattatttttttttagttcttAGTTATTGTTTTTAGTTTTAACTTTTATTTCTCAGTTTCAGTCTTCTTTTtatacatttaattttttattttttactttatagATTCTAACTTCCAGTATTAATTTctcaatttttaatttctattCTCTAGTTTCATACATTATCCTACATCttctaatttttaatttttagttttaatttttcactttttagtttctattttttaatttttattttaaaattttttagttttttgtttttatttttttatttctagtttttaattcatttatttttttaatttttaaacatttttttttattatttttattttttctttcttaattttataacGGTAATTTGTTCATACATTTTTTGTAGATCATGtagaattattaattttttgctttatatattcataatttaagtggattttcattatatattttatttaaatttcatccgtttcttttttctttgtttagatctcaaaaattattttaattctattttttttttcttaaaagtccttattttttattaatttttgttagcATGCACTTGTATATAGTCTTTGTATTGTACTTGCATGggttgtatttttttttttttttttttacctttttattacatttttaaacGAAATCTCATTGTTTCATAAATAACTGTTTATTCaagtattttaaatattcttaaGATAACCTTTTTCTAAATCCAAAGAAAGCTAAAATGTCTCCTCCATAGTAACtcctaaaaagaaaaaaaagaagttaaAACCTAAAATAACGTAAAAGGATAATGCTAAGAACATTCTataaaaactatttttaataaaaatacaatatacaatattaatttcataaatagaaaaaaaaaaacatatatattttttaaatttataattatcatactaaaaataaaatactgAACCAATTTCCTCCTAATTACTCATAATgcaatatgaaaaaatattaatttataaattaaaagaaaaaataaaaagatatatacataaatatatagtcataaatataaaaacaaaaaaaattttatttataaatataaaaaaaaaaattttttttttattacttggACTACCTtgtctttataatttttaatacttAGTACAAAAGAGCACGACTCCTGATTTAAATtcgataattttttataatttttattatttcaataaCTTTCATAAAAACAATGAACATAAtttattcctttttatatacttttaaaataaaaaagaaagaaaattatttagaCTACGAATaacaattattttaaatttctcTATGaattatgaatataatttttataatgtaaACTGGTCTTCAttgttttatatttcatttcaTATTCCTGTATCAATTAagcaatataaaattaaaagattttACAAATCTAAGAGCACATCGAAAATATTCttactttttaatattaatatacaCTTAAATCATTATGGCATTTCTTCTTTGTCTTTAaacatttaaatttaaggagaaatttatttttttgtagaGTTGGACACTTCGCTTAAATTATTATctgtaaaattaatattaaaaaatttaataattaagaaataatatcttataaaaataactcACACATTTTTCAATGAATGAATTGTATTTTACTtcaacacaaaaaaaaaaaaaaatatcagtagtaaatacataatttataaaaaactcTTATTATAAGTATCTCATCGAATATGTCcacataatatatataaatattatgtatTCCTAAgtacatataaaaaaggtACGAATGCtgttatacattttttaaaactaatTTTTAACTGTTCCTTTTTATGGTAAAACTATACTTTATCCAAATGAAAGATTAATGATATATCCAAAATACTTTaagtaataaattataagtattaaaattaaatattttaaaatgtttatttcatttttttttaaaattattaatgcAACTagatcttttttttttttataaatgaaaaatatctTGTGTTACAAAGTAAATACATGTATGTATGCGactattttaataattggAAATTTCccattatatattataaacaaAAGTACATTAATATTCttctattaataaaagaGTTTCTTATGTAATTTccttaaattttttcatatcaATAATCATTTATCAAAATAAAGTTTTTAAAACTAACTTCATATGTATTGATAAAATATTCTATTATTCTCAGTATATAAATGCTATAAAAACTTTTCTTACATAACTTGAGCATTACAGTATCTTATTAGctaatatttctttaattatttaaaattaattaaattggATTCATCGaactaatattattttattcacTAATGCATCCataaattgtttttattaggAAGGGTTGAGAAAGGAAACAATAAACCATGtctgttattttatttttgaacaTGACATGctaacataatttttatgaattaaaatttttaatataaagcataagataattattatatctttatattGTTTGccaattatataaaagtatCGTAGGTTGCAACCCTTTTACATATAATCTATATGAATCTGAAATTTTGTTATTCATATTAAATCAAATTTAAAGATTAAATTactagtaaaaaaaaaaaacacttAACTAAATATATGGAAATTTATACACACAATTTTCCATCTAAAAAGATAAATGATAATTTCACtaacaaaaacaaaatttctaaagattcatatatatatatatatttttaaaaaaatcttaaagaaataaaaagtacattcctaataataaatatttatgtatattatatttaagatTAATTAgtgaataattataattttcaaaagtatcatatatatatatatatatatatataaatattttttttcaaaatgtTAAACATTATGTAATAAAATGAACaatattaaactttttttttatttctttcatAATTGTATTATTTCTCAACATTATTCAaagagttttttttttttactttatagTTGTATATTATTTTGCATGAATAAATCAGACAAgaaatatgtaaaatattttattgtgtgcatatatatattttttttttccttatatAACAGctcattatttaattaaaatgatttaaaacaattttttaaaacaatgtatttttttatgatcgTTTTTCTATGATGTATTActagttaataataaaatattactattactatttttttttttttatttttcacaATGTTGCATTAAAACTTCATAGAATTTAATGACATtgcttaattttatttttttttttttcttaaatattgcattgaatttttttctgCAAAGAGGTGCATTATAAACACATAAAAATTTGAAGTACataacatattttatattacttttttataggattttcttttttttttatttcattttttataattattgttacaattcttaatttttcattaattttactgtttttttttcttttttttttttatttccacTCACtcatttttactattttactttattttttatttatttcacttttttttcttatcttAAGCGTATTAATTCAATTATGTTTTATGTTTAtcgttatttttttttttttttttttttttgtaataaaatgtatattctttaaaagttataaaaatataaataaaaaaggaaaaaaaaaaggaaaaaaaaattaattgtaTAATACTGtgtaattattaaatattttgttcttttttttatttttaataaaaaaaaaaaattgataaattaataaaatatacgaatatataatataaataaataaattataaaaaaaaaatatattattaaaatatattaaaaatatactataaaatttttataaattaaaaatatagataaataAACAGATATATGTAGTAcacaaaaatttaaaaaaaaataaaattttatttattttattctttataatttttaataatttttattagcaATAATCTTaacaaatattaatatacttTATAATTCtctaaattttatataatggGAAATgcttgtaaaaaaaataaggcaAAGGATCCCAAGCGTAAAGATATAGACGAGCTAGCTGAGCGTGAAAGATTAGAAAAAGAAGCCGAAAAACAACGTGAAGAACATCCAGAAGAAGTTGAAGAGCAAAATGAAGAACCACCTGAGGAACCTCCTGAAAATGAGGAACAAGATGACGAACAAGAAGATAATAA
The sequence above is drawn from the Plasmodium relictum strain SGS1 genome assembly, chromosome: 14 genome and encodes:
- the AP2-G gene encoding transcription factor with AP2 domain(s), putative gives rise to the protein MTQRKIENPRFLSNNFPHTCKNNYEYFSQKKYFFVYWKKKNEDNTRNNYSEDRIHNLYRDLEKYLYKIMKEKNFRKNNFDKLSNYMKRQKTILCNNKYFHLHYLLSCDKNIKMNNRKNFVFFKRFRNREKENQILLLLKEYNIMKNNSNKEQVNTIQKKEGRKKLLRSLLNFKTHATKIEYIKQNTSKCVIFNKGSLIIKSKIYMKVKSASIPKLLIFKNSTKNNNQHIFHNSFKIKNMMLLKKKKELMRYNLYISMHVYFRKMIIDNENILNGNLRKEKCFLLFSRKYDDEKINKINIVYIKSNSTNILNILKENLNINKKIKTIKSISIKNLKKYRIINSNFFKNERYKLIFKKKVNIFLLLYKKKISSKKNSNDERNYANYFNYKNEDDVNNNNNNNNNNNNNNNNNNNNNNNNNNNNNNNNNNNNNNNNNNNNSNNNNNNNNNNNNNKDNSNDNDNNKDNKKKKKKKNKKDDEKNNHNMDSDKENYYEKKNEGDKENIIKKNKIKFGKSKNKNNNYIKRKKITNDNTLKIHSIKNNNNIKNEYILKNNKIHRNKEHDINKNYYIKNNDVCNIKDKEILIDSCLINSSKYGSRNSRKRMNSHSLDKKNYDVCYIKKKIDLTKIYKNVIDYKKEKISTNKNEKNPNFINVETFKNKINEMEFISNNITEKNSNKIYSDNLNDSTVKKKLREYNKSALFNINNENNFMNTKKIVPIKKLVENSEILEDEKNKEKLVIKTKHDSMDNKNKKNDQKIDINSLKEKEKKNLRLKKSNSEEKEKIKKENEEYHHEKNKKGYTLNDIEERNHVLNKKNSFLIKNENFSDIEINDNNNKYPLIKDSKIYNNSAKHKEVGISHKYKLNINSKINNKKSSNIRIKKKIKNELKSYTSKENDTRLVKNLRNKKIKTCNNENSVNSNNNTIETKEKTHDMEINTKNNLKDKILHKNENLLDKNISFSSTHTITDEVTDTEENIKNACKDILNNSPFFFNENDYHKNCELLKNIYSNNLIYNNQKHKNNEYPCYQLIQNNQELLEENCFNKFLDYNINDYLNISNNNFNEYKSNLQYDFYRFQPLIVKNSVHDNSIHTTMIHLNNYNCDFIPDNYKNNFYINYNKINKCNCIHEINYIKNINEHNSNTQKSSYIKELTDQECLNNKIKSLNISNNLFTNQYYPLFPSNNIFNNIILNQKIKNDLANNNNIDFYSSNKETNEKKYSNSIKKEKSEISSNNSKLLNNEIGYNNEKNYSYNSNNNDNLKNENYNITTNSINNLNDENKTNSYNNSIEEYKINEDSIHTNNSMNNKIVINYVNKYNHMNDSNLYSMNIFVNDNCNDNQKNNIFKNNPKNDNINMKNIENTPNFTHNLNNCVKKSNDNLNNDEKNNPPSSISEEKKNLVNYLNGNKENSNNFINNRSNGIIYAKNEREYNICNDLSSTNSLNYINNNLYKFNILNKKCYVSNQVNKIDNINNCMAINNLNSINTNFNDFQNNLNKMNYIHHNMNCEINKIHYIKNKNTGYIKNEQNMNYLKTSDQCESKSKLSNINICNNNEIKENNINKNYKNNNNKTISTNNNTNNNNNNYVNSNNDKKNNNSNNNNDNKNNNSNNNNNNDNNNNNYGNSNNNNDNNDNNNDDDDNNNKHNHNKNISSNNNNINDNTNNSDNNNINNINYICNNNNDDNSNTNNNNNNNNNEKNKNELNNHSNNSICESNNTTITNHLNDTHNDYEKINFINGSIKNNINEINFLNFNSNNINNSINNTHKFNYINNECINNLINQMNYKDYVTNLNYLNSINYFNNNLNNLNSLNKTIQLNCINEMRYINEINNERYINNMNSEIHFINNYHNHIIANELSIHNNYNDINRFNNNNTLYINDRLFSMNRTIDFNGDIMNNYTTHELSLEGVDQNSKNTNMNNFHKNGLNSNELSSMNSPESNCTNNNKEKKILKYDDFIFGRKKDVLKKRYEIQKAILLNVDDKLKEMVEEIVYNASLLPEKGLRGRNTLDCNHPIHSVWKDTTRGHCSWRCRWWENGRRLSKNFNVKRFGNDGALRMAVTMKLKKSAPKEQLQLLKQQRDFLKLCYVNNWIKDNKESNKKRFLNSININDVNVSNSNNTNTNNQLNEEPNNKSTHFNNFSCNKSIYPYNILKKENTQNNNTAMKHNMYMSNLPSPLLLSNQEENTFKSNLINEKYYIHNSNGSINEIINETHKNFNNTLHLRNNYNSYDINNNFNNTTISSQGFKHNEDTILSNNYSTNCDI